The region CTATATGACCATAATATGGAACCGGAGGTGGCTATGAAATACGGTATTAGAAAACCAAGTTTAAAAAAGAGTTTTAAAGCTCGCACAACTGGAAAAGCAAAACGAAAGATAAAGAAAGCTCTTATACCTGGATACGGTAAGAAGGGTATGGGATGGTTAAAGAATCCAAAGAAAGCAGCATATAATAAAGTTTATAATAAAACAAGTGTTAGTCTGTCTTCTATATTAAAAAACTTGTTCAAATAAAATAAGGCCCCTCAGCATAACCGAGGGGCTATTTTTTATATTCCGAGCAAACCTAGTATTTCATGTGCTCTTTTATCTGTTGCAGGTCCATAGATACCGTCTGGTGTAACTCCGATTAGTTGCTGCAGCTTCTTAACATCATCCCCACGCATGTATGGAGTGGTAAGCTTAAGCTGACGTTTTTCTTGCTCTGTATAAGTAATCCATGGGAGCTTACCATGCTTACACCACTTGCCTTGATAGCTTAATTTTGTAACGCCAACCTTATTAAGACTAGGTGCACACTCGATACACTCACCATTTCCAAGGTAAAGACCAACGTGTCCATCAAACCAGATCAATTCCATTGGCTTAATATTAGACATATCCGTACTTACATCTTCGCATAAATTAAT is a window of Lachnoclostridium phytofermentans ISDg DNA encoding:
- a CDS encoding C40 family peptidase, producing the protein MAEYKKLMTDQELQAKVLDIVNNHKTCYALGGTGQLVTDAFIDQKAKQLPSWYTPSRINELKKLVGKGYYAFDCSNLIKAILWGLFNGKQGVYNSNTVPDTNANGLINLCEDVSTDMSNIKPMELIWFDGHVGLYLGNGECIECAPSLNKVGVTKLSYQGKWCKHGKLPWITYTEQEKRQLKLTTPYMRGDDVKKLQQLIGVTPDGIYGPATDKRAHEILGLLGI